Below is a window of Thermoplasmata archaeon DNA.
GAGCTCAAAGCAAAGGTCTGCTGGGAAAGCCCATCCTTGCGGCAATTGACTGCCACGACCAGCCTTACTATGGAAACGAAAGGCCTCCGGAGGTAAAGGGGAGTAAAAAATGCCGTGGCACCAACTATGCTTATCAGCATCCCGTCCTCGACGTTGTGGTTCAGGGTCAGAGGTTCACCCTGGCGATACTCCCGGTCCCGTCCCTTGCGGATGCCAATGAGCCGGTCAAGCCCGTTCTGAAGATGATGATGCCGCTGGTCGACATTGGGGCTGTGTTGCTGACAGTGGCTTCTATTCCGTTGAGGTGATAACGGACATTCTGGAGCTGAGACTCGTGTTCGAGATGACCGCTCCCCGGAACGAGCGGGTCAAAAAAATACCTCGCTCTCCAGAGGGGCTTCCGCTACTCGATAGGCCCTTTCCCAGTCGGGGGAGGACAGAGGTCGGTACCGCTCACGATGGCGATGGCCCCCCAACCAGAAAAAAAAAAGCGGGGCTTTCCGAGAGGGACGAGCTGTTCGTCTTTCTCACAACCGGAAATGTCTCCGAAGGGCTGATTCCGAGGATGATTGAGAACTGCGACCATCACTGGGGGATGGAGATGGGGGTCCGGATGAGGAACGATTTCGTGATTCCAACAACCACGAGAAAGCCGGTTCTGACGTATTTCTTCTTCATTTTTGCAATAATGCTCTATGACCAATGGCTTTTTTCAATATCCTTATAGAGGGGCCTGGATTCCCCATTATGACTATCCTATCCCGGCGAGAGCATCGATGGTGGGTTGAGTTGCATGCAGTGCTCCGGCGCTGGATAGCTCGATAGCGCCTGTTTTGAGGAGGTTAATGAGACGTGTCTAGTTTAAATTGCCCCCGGGGATGGATTTTTCGTTTGCTATGAGAGGATTTCTATGGGGAATAGAGGTGGATAATTAGTGGAGAGGTGCTGATATGTGCTCTTCGGGCTGGTCTGGTGGATTTTTTATGCCAAGTTGCAGAGCGAGTAGGCGGGCGAGAATATTTATATATATAGAGTTAAATTCATCCATTATGAGATTAGTAAAAGTGTTCCATATCATCCCCTGTCCCCATTCCACGATTGCTATTGCTCTACTCATCACCGGACATTTGATTTTTTCTCAGGCGGCTTCCCCACACGACTTCATAACTTCCTCGCGAAGCGATACGAGCGGAAGAAATGGCGAGTTCGTCCCATGGTGGGATGCGGCTTGGATCGCCCGCAAGCCAATCACCGTCAGCCTAGTCGGCGGTGGACAGGCCCTTTACGAGTATCAGATTCAATTAAAAATATTCTACGAAAGCAAGATGAAAACGGACTTCTCTGACTTGCGCTTTATCTTCTACAATCGGTCATCTGGCGCGAACGTAGAGCTGCCTTATTTCGTAGAAAAGAAAAACGATGGGGTGGAGGCTAGTGTCTGGGTGAGGGTTCCCATCATCCAGCCCGGTCCTGGGACGGTTTTTCATATGTACTATGCCAATCCCGCGGCCACCTCAACCTCAAGCGGTGACAGGACATTCGATTTCTATGATGACTTTGAAAGCAGCTCACTGAAAAATGGGTGGGTGTTCTGGAACCCTGGCGGAGACGACTCTTACTCGCTCACTGAGAGACCCGGGTGGTTGAGAATCAAGGTCGTGGGGACTAGCGATACCTGGGAAAGCGTGAATGTAGCGCCATTTATGTACTGGACCCATCCATCCCCAAATTCCAATTTCGTTGTCCAAACCAAAGAAGATGGGAGCGGAGTTGGCGCAAATTCCAGACACTCACTATTGGCATATATACGAGATTTCAGCCTTGGAAGGGAGAACAAGGGATATTGGGGAGCCTACACCTCCACTACTTCCTGTAAATTTGAGGCGGATGGCTTCAGAGGCAACGTTGGCGATACGGGCGCAACGGTGCATTATTTAAGGTTCAGAAAGAGCTCTTCAACCCTTTATTATGATTGGTCCATTGATATGACAAATTGGACCAATACCGGTTCCTATAGCCTCCCATCCATGCCTGCCTACTGGGGTCTGGGGGGTAAATCCTGGTCCTCGGGGGGTAGCTTCAACGCAGACTTCGACTACTTCCTAGTTCGTAAATATGCCTT
It encodes the following:
- a CDS encoding DUF2341 domain-containing protein codes for the protein MRLVKVFHIIPCPHSTIAIALLITGHLIFSQAASPHDFITSSRSDTSGRNGEFVPWWDAAWIARKPITVSLVGGGQALYEYQIQLKIFYESKMKTDFSDLRFIFYNRSSGANVELPYFVEKKNDGVEASVWVRVPIIQPGPGTVFHMYYANPAATSTSSGDRTFDFYDDFESSSLKNGWVFWNPGGDDSYSLTERPGWLRIKVVGTSDTWESVNVAPFMYWTHPSPNSNFVVQTKEDGSGVGANSRHSLLAYIRDFSLGRENKGYWGAYTSTTSCKFEADGFRGNVGDTGATVHYLRFRKSSSTLYYDWSIDMTNWTNTGSYSLPSMPAYWGLGGKSWSSGGSFNADFDYFLVRKYALQEPQVSIGQEERPFRFVSFSVTPELIDEGESVWLNATFENLISEIIGINVSFREGDDFHSSDLIWSREVDLSPSEETCVSYLWTPAGGPHTIWLAVSERPVGSRDIYVNRYPLLSPIMDQVVSQGKNFKLLIFAEDADGDRLNWSEDCPLFNITPRGPQSAEINFTPTNDDVGNYTVNITVSDPRGCKGSTRFKLTVKNVNDYPVIEPIKDQSVAQDTEFRYK